A genomic window from Quercus lobata isolate SW786 chromosome 10, ValleyOak3.0 Primary Assembly, whole genome shotgun sequence includes:
- the LOC115965486 gene encoding ABC transporter A family member 2-like isoform X1 produces MNLQHGFPLLWQQYTALLKKNLLLSWRNKRSTFLQLFSSFFFIFLIFCIQKAIEARFASSTSFQSVTDPDALVSPPIPPCEDKFYVKLPCYDFVWSGNDNAVARGVAAKIMANNPGRPIPQTKVKSFRTPSDVDAWLMSDPMRCPGALHFAQRNSTVISYSIQTNSTPVAVRGNYEDPTFKFQIPLQIAAEREIARYLIGDSNFSWIVGFKEFAHPAIDSFSAVGSVGPAFFLATAMFAFVFQISSLITEKELKLRQAMSMMGLYDTAYWLSWLTWEGTLTLLSSLFIVLFGMMFQFDFFLHNSFLVVYLVFFLFQLNMIGFAFMLSAFISKSTASTTVGFSIFIVGFLTQLVTVFGFPYSDSYSNTWRSIWSLFPPNLLAEALTLLAGATSTPQDPGISWSKRNQCAPNDTECVMTINKIYIWLIATFLVWFVLAIYFDNIIPNASGVRKSVFYFLNPGYWTGKGGSKVKEGGICNCIGSVPHHEHITPDDEDVLEEENIVKNQTREGVVDSNVAVQIRGLVKTYPGTRDCNCYCRCKKTPPYHALRGLMVNFEKDQLFCLLGPNGAGKTTAINCLTGITPVTGGDALIYGHSIRSSVGMSNIRRTIGVCPQFDILWDALSGQEHLHLFATIKGLPRASIKSIGEKSLAEVRLTEAAKMRAGSYSGGMKRRLSVAIALIGDPKLVILDEPTTGMDPITRRHVWDIIMDAKKGRAIVLTTHSMEEADILSDRIGIMAKGRLRCIGTSIRLKSKFGTGFIANVSFSGMNNGQTPQNRSPPNGAAVSATPDHEDVKQFFKDHLDVEPKEENKAFLTFVIPHDRESLLKKFFEELQDRQGEFGISDIQLGLTTLEEVFLNIAKQAELESAAAEGRMETLTLTSGASVQVPIGARFVGIPGTESEERPRGIMVEVYWEQDDSGALCISGHSDEIPLPPNAQTMPVTGSGRNYLGRSGPVHGIVIEPNQIQ; encoded by the exons GAAAGCCATAGAGGCTCGCTTCGCTTCCTCCACGTCTTTCCAGAGCGTCACCGACCCCGACGCCCTCGTCTCGCCGCCGATCCCGCCTTGCGAGGACAAGTTCTACGTCAAGCTCCCTTGCTACGACTTCGTGTGGAGTGGAAATGACAACGCTGTGGCTCGGGGAGTTGCTGCAAAGATCATGGCTAACAATCCTGGCAGACCCATTCCTCAGACAAAG GTTAAGTCATTTAGAACACCAAGTGATGTTGATGCATGGCTAATGAGTGATCCAATGAGGTGTCCAGGAGCTTTGCATTTTGCTCAAAGAAATTCTACTGTGATTAGCTACAGCATACAGACTAATTCAACTCCTGTTGCAGTGCGAGGCAATTATGAAGATCCcacttttaaatttcaaataccaCTTCAAATTGCTGCAGAGCGCGAGATTGCGAGATATCTGATTGGAG ATTCAAACTTCAGCTGGATTGTTGGATTTAAGGAATTTGCACACCCTGCAATTGATAGTTTCTCTGCAGTGGGTTCAGTAGGACCAGCTTTTTTCCTTGCAACAGCCATGTTTGCTTTTGTGTTTCAAATCAGTTCTTTGATCACAGAGAAAGAACTTAAACTTCGCCAG GCAATGTCTATGATGGGTCTTTATGATACTGCTTACTGGCTCTCATGGCTCACATGGGAGGGAACTCTTACGCTTCTCTCATCACTTTTCATAGTTCTCTTTGGGATGATGTTTCAGTTTGATTTTTTCTTGCACAACAGTTTTCTAGTTGTGTACcttgtgttctttcttttccaactCAATATG ATTGGATTTGCATTCATGTTGTCGGCCTTCATTAGCAAGTCAACTGCATCCACAACAGTGGGTTTCTCCATATTTATTGTTGGATTTTTGACTCAG CTTGTTACAGTATTTGGATTCCCCTACAGTGATAGCTACAGTAATACCTGGAGATCTATATGGTCCTTATTCCCACCTAATCTTCTTGCTGAAGCTCTTACCCTGCTTGCTGGTGCAACCTCAACTCCTCAAGATCCTGGGATTAGCTGGAGTAAACGGAACCAGTGTGCACCAAATGATACAGAGTGTGTAATGACCATT AATAAGATATACATATGGCTCATTGCCACATTCTTGGTGTGGTTTGTATTGGCTATCTACTTCGATAATATTATCCCAAATGCATCTGGTGTGAGAAAATCAGTATTTTACTTCCTAAACCCTGGGTACTGGACCGGAAAAGGTGGAAGCAAGGTGAAAG AGGGTGGAATTTGTAATTGCATAGGTTCTGTCCCACATCATGAGCATATTACCCCAGATGATGAAGATGTTCTCGAAGAggaaaacatagtaaaaaatcaaacaagggAAGGCGTGGTTGATTCAAATGTTGCAGTTCAGATACGCGGTCTTGTAAAGACATATCCTGGAACTAGGGATTGTAATTGTTACTGTAGATGCAAGAAGACTCCACCTTATCATGCCCTTAGG GGGCTAATGGTGAATTTTGAAAAGGATCAGTTATTTTGTCTTCTTGGACCTAATGGAGCTGGAAAAACTACAGCAATTAATTGTTTGACAGGCATTACCCCAGTGACTGGTGGAGATG CATTGATTTATGGACATTCAATCCGAAGCTCAGTTGGCATGTCAAACATTCGAAGAACTATTGGAGTCTGTCCCCAG tTTGATATCCTTTGGGATGCATTGTCTGGTCAAGAGCACCTCCACCTCTTTGCTACTATTAAAGGCCTACCCCGTGCTTCTATCAAATCG ATTGGTGAGAAGTCGTTGGCAGAAGTGAGACTCACTGAGGCTGCCAAAATGAGAGCTGGGAGTTACAGTGGAGGAATGAAACGTCGCCTCAGTGTTGCAATAGCCCTTATTGGTGATCCAAAGTTAGTCATTTTAGATGAACCG ACAACTGGTATGGATCCAATAACAAGGAGGCATGTATGGGACATTATAATGGATGCAAAGAAAGGGCGTGCCATTGTCCTTACAACACACTCAATGGAAGAAGCTGACATTTTAAGTGACCGCATAGGAATCATGGCCAAGGGTAGGCTTCGCTGCATTGGAACCTCAATCAGGTTGAAGTCAAAGTTTGGCACTGGTTTCATTGCTAATGTTAGCTTCTCTGGAATGAACAATGGACAAACTCCTCAGAATCGTTCTCCTCCCAATGGGGCTGCAGTTTCTGCAACTCCTGACCATGAGGATGTGAAGCAGTTCTTTAAAGAt CATTTGGATGTAGAACCAAAAGAGGAGAATAAAGCTTTTTTGACTTTTGTGATTCCTCATGATAGAGAGAGTCTTTTGAAG AAATTTTTCGAGGAGCTCCAAGATAGACAAGGGGAATTTGGTATATCTGACATTCAACTTGGTCTTACAACCCTTGAAGAAGTTTTCTTGAATATTGCAAAGCAAGCAGAGCTAGAGAGTGCAGCAGCCGAAGGGAGGATGGAAACTCTGACTTTAACATCTGGAGCCTCAGTTCAG GTACCTATAGGAGCTAGGTTTGTGGGGATTCCAGGaacagaatctgaagagagacCTAGAGGAATTATGGTAGAAGTATATTGGGAGCAAGATGATTCTGGTGCCCTCTGCATTTCTGGCCACTCGGACGAAATTCCATTGCCTCCAAATGCTCAAACAATGCCAGTAACAGGTTCTGGAAGAAATTACTTAGGCCGGTCAGGACCAGTTCATGGAATTGTGATTGAACCCAATCAAATTCAGTAA
- the LOC115965486 gene encoding ABC transporter A family member 2-like isoform X2, which produces MNLQHGFPLLWQQYTALLKKNLLLSWRNKRSTFLQLFSSFFFIFLIFCIQKAIEARFASSTSFQSVTDPDALVSPPIPPCEDKFYVKLPCYDFVWSGNDNAVARGVAAKIMANNPGRPIPQTKVKSFRTPSDVDAWLMSDPMRCPGALHFAQRNSTVISYSIQTNSTPVAVRGNYEDPTFKFQIPLQIAAEREIARYLIGDSNFSWIVGFKEFAHPAIDSFSAVGSVGPAFFLATAMFAFVFQISSLITEKELKLRQAMSMMGLYDTAYWLSWLTWEGTLTLLSSLFIVLFGMMFQFDFFLHNSFLVVYLVFFLFQLNMIGFAFMLSAFISKSTASTTVGFSIFIVGFLTQLVTVFGFPYSDSYSNTWRSIWSLFPPNLLAEALTLLAGATSTPQDPGISWSKRNQCAPNDTECVMTINKIYIWLIATFLVWFVLAIYFDNIIPNASGVRKSVFYFLNPGYWTGKGGSKVKEGGICNCIGSVPHHEHITPDDEDVLEEENIVKNQTREGVVDSNVAVQIRGLVKTYPGTRDCNCYCRCKKTPPYHALRGLMVNFEKDQLFCLLGPNGAGKTTAINCLTGITPVTALIYGHSIRSSVGMSNIRRTIGVCPQFDILWDALSGQEHLHLFATIKGLPRASIKSIGEKSLAEVRLTEAAKMRAGSYSGGMKRRLSVAIALIGDPKLVILDEPTTGMDPITRRHVWDIIMDAKKGRAIVLTTHSMEEADILSDRIGIMAKGRLRCIGTSIRLKSKFGTGFIANVSFSGMNNGQTPQNRSPPNGAAVSATPDHEDVKQFFKDHLDVEPKEENKAFLTFVIPHDRESLLKKFFEELQDRQGEFGISDIQLGLTTLEEVFLNIAKQAELESAAAEGRMETLTLTSGASVQVPIGARFVGIPGTESEERPRGIMVEVYWEQDDSGALCISGHSDEIPLPPNAQTMPVTGSGRNYLGRSGPVHGIVIEPNQIQ; this is translated from the exons GAAAGCCATAGAGGCTCGCTTCGCTTCCTCCACGTCTTTCCAGAGCGTCACCGACCCCGACGCCCTCGTCTCGCCGCCGATCCCGCCTTGCGAGGACAAGTTCTACGTCAAGCTCCCTTGCTACGACTTCGTGTGGAGTGGAAATGACAACGCTGTGGCTCGGGGAGTTGCTGCAAAGATCATGGCTAACAATCCTGGCAGACCCATTCCTCAGACAAAG GTTAAGTCATTTAGAACACCAAGTGATGTTGATGCATGGCTAATGAGTGATCCAATGAGGTGTCCAGGAGCTTTGCATTTTGCTCAAAGAAATTCTACTGTGATTAGCTACAGCATACAGACTAATTCAACTCCTGTTGCAGTGCGAGGCAATTATGAAGATCCcacttttaaatttcaaataccaCTTCAAATTGCTGCAGAGCGCGAGATTGCGAGATATCTGATTGGAG ATTCAAACTTCAGCTGGATTGTTGGATTTAAGGAATTTGCACACCCTGCAATTGATAGTTTCTCTGCAGTGGGTTCAGTAGGACCAGCTTTTTTCCTTGCAACAGCCATGTTTGCTTTTGTGTTTCAAATCAGTTCTTTGATCACAGAGAAAGAACTTAAACTTCGCCAG GCAATGTCTATGATGGGTCTTTATGATACTGCTTACTGGCTCTCATGGCTCACATGGGAGGGAACTCTTACGCTTCTCTCATCACTTTTCATAGTTCTCTTTGGGATGATGTTTCAGTTTGATTTTTTCTTGCACAACAGTTTTCTAGTTGTGTACcttgtgttctttcttttccaactCAATATG ATTGGATTTGCATTCATGTTGTCGGCCTTCATTAGCAAGTCAACTGCATCCACAACAGTGGGTTTCTCCATATTTATTGTTGGATTTTTGACTCAG CTTGTTACAGTATTTGGATTCCCCTACAGTGATAGCTACAGTAATACCTGGAGATCTATATGGTCCTTATTCCCACCTAATCTTCTTGCTGAAGCTCTTACCCTGCTTGCTGGTGCAACCTCAACTCCTCAAGATCCTGGGATTAGCTGGAGTAAACGGAACCAGTGTGCACCAAATGATACAGAGTGTGTAATGACCATT AATAAGATATACATATGGCTCATTGCCACATTCTTGGTGTGGTTTGTATTGGCTATCTACTTCGATAATATTATCCCAAATGCATCTGGTGTGAGAAAATCAGTATTTTACTTCCTAAACCCTGGGTACTGGACCGGAAAAGGTGGAAGCAAGGTGAAAG AGGGTGGAATTTGTAATTGCATAGGTTCTGTCCCACATCATGAGCATATTACCCCAGATGATGAAGATGTTCTCGAAGAggaaaacatagtaaaaaatcaaacaagggAAGGCGTGGTTGATTCAAATGTTGCAGTTCAGATACGCGGTCTTGTAAAGACATATCCTGGAACTAGGGATTGTAATTGTTACTGTAGATGCAAGAAGACTCCACCTTATCATGCCCTTAGG GGGCTAATGGTGAATTTTGAAAAGGATCAGTTATTTTGTCTTCTTGGACCTAATGGAGCTGGAAAAACTACAGCAATTAATTGTTTGACAGGCATTACCCCAGTGACTG CATTGATTTATGGACATTCAATCCGAAGCTCAGTTGGCATGTCAAACATTCGAAGAACTATTGGAGTCTGTCCCCAG tTTGATATCCTTTGGGATGCATTGTCTGGTCAAGAGCACCTCCACCTCTTTGCTACTATTAAAGGCCTACCCCGTGCTTCTATCAAATCG ATTGGTGAGAAGTCGTTGGCAGAAGTGAGACTCACTGAGGCTGCCAAAATGAGAGCTGGGAGTTACAGTGGAGGAATGAAACGTCGCCTCAGTGTTGCAATAGCCCTTATTGGTGATCCAAAGTTAGTCATTTTAGATGAACCG ACAACTGGTATGGATCCAATAACAAGGAGGCATGTATGGGACATTATAATGGATGCAAAGAAAGGGCGTGCCATTGTCCTTACAACACACTCAATGGAAGAAGCTGACATTTTAAGTGACCGCATAGGAATCATGGCCAAGGGTAGGCTTCGCTGCATTGGAACCTCAATCAGGTTGAAGTCAAAGTTTGGCACTGGTTTCATTGCTAATGTTAGCTTCTCTGGAATGAACAATGGACAAACTCCTCAGAATCGTTCTCCTCCCAATGGGGCTGCAGTTTCTGCAACTCCTGACCATGAGGATGTGAAGCAGTTCTTTAAAGAt CATTTGGATGTAGAACCAAAAGAGGAGAATAAAGCTTTTTTGACTTTTGTGATTCCTCATGATAGAGAGAGTCTTTTGAAG AAATTTTTCGAGGAGCTCCAAGATAGACAAGGGGAATTTGGTATATCTGACATTCAACTTGGTCTTACAACCCTTGAAGAAGTTTTCTTGAATATTGCAAAGCAAGCAGAGCTAGAGAGTGCAGCAGCCGAAGGGAGGATGGAAACTCTGACTTTAACATCTGGAGCCTCAGTTCAG GTACCTATAGGAGCTAGGTTTGTGGGGATTCCAGGaacagaatctgaagagagacCTAGAGGAATTATGGTAGAAGTATATTGGGAGCAAGATGATTCTGGTGCCCTCTGCATTTCTGGCCACTCGGACGAAATTCCATTGCCTCCAAATGCTCAAACAATGCCAGTAACAGGTTCTGGAAGAAATTACTTAGGCCGGTCAGGACCAGTTCATGGAATTGTGATTGAACCCAATCAAATTCAGTAA